One genomic region from Halobacteriovoraceae bacterium encodes:
- a CDS encoding SDR family oxidoreductase, translating to MFQLENKHFFITGAAGILARSFISKLKKQGAYIVGSDRNENKLNILFEEKLIDEYIVGDLTDATFQENIIKKYASTTDVLINNVGMGFSKTLEDTTREDFYSLYKLNFETTAIFCQGFLPEMAKRKKGKVINFSSILADNPLPTLSAYCASKAAIIAFTKSVALQFCSSNIQANVVAPGYIENPKNEEYFRSNPGQDFSKRFMPTGSIGKLDSIDGAILYLSSELSNHMTGQVLKIDGGYSIW from the coding sequence ATGTTTCAGCTTGAAAATAAACATTTTTTCATAACAGGGGCAGCGGGAATACTTGCTCGATCATTCATATCAAAATTAAAAAAGCAAGGTGCCTACATAGTCGGATCTGATCGAAATGAAAATAAGCTAAACATTCTTTTTGAAGAAAAGCTAATAGATGAATATATAGTTGGTGATTTAACTGATGCAACATTTCAAGAAAATATAATAAAAAAATATGCAAGTACTACTGATGTCTTAATCAATAATGTTGGTATGGGATTTTCAAAAACTTTAGAAGACACAACTAGAGAGGACTTTTATAGTCTCTATAAACTTAATTTTGAAACTACTGCCATTTTTTGCCAAGGATTTCTACCAGAAATGGCCAAAAGAAAAAAAGGAAAAGTTATTAATTTTTCTTCTATTCTAGCTGATAATCCTCTTCCAACTCTAAGTGCTTACTGTGCTTCAAAGGCGGCAATAATAGCTTTTACAAAATCAGTTGCTCTACAATTTTGTTCTTCAAATATTCAAGCAAATGTTGTTGCTCCTGGTTATATTGAAAATCCTAAAAATGAAGAATACTTTAGATCCAATCCAGGTCAAGATTTTTCAAAAAGATTTATGCCAACTGGATCAATCGGAAAATTGGATTCAATTGATGGCGCTATTTTATACTTATCCAGTGAACTTTCAAATCATATGACGGGTCAAGTTCTCAAAATAGATGGAGGGTATAGCATTTGGTAA
- a CDS encoding YeeE/YedE family protein, which translates to MNLIYGFITGIFFGFLLSKGQVLKYDRQIAAMQFKDMTIFKFMLSSIAVSMVGLYLFSDLGFITLNIKGFSWGAQVVGGLVFGIGWGILGYCPGTATGALAEGRVDALWGMGGMITGGLMYGFIYPLVKPILHLGKAGKLTLSDALGLNHWIVIVFALAFIGGVFWFFEKKKI; encoded by the coding sequence ATGAACCTAATTTATGGATTTATCACTGGAATATTTTTTGGTTTTTTACTTTCTAAAGGTCAAGTTCTTAAATATGATCGGCAAATTGCTGCGATGCAATTTAAAGATATGACTATATTTAAATTTATGCTCTCTTCTATAGCTGTCTCTATGGTAGGGCTGTATTTATTTAGCGATCTAGGATTTATCACACTCAATATCAAAGGTTTTTCTTGGGGGGCGCAAGTTGTCGGAGGTCTTGTTTTTGGTATTGGATGGGGGATACTAGGTTATTGTCCAGGTACAGCAACAGGTGCCCTCGCAGAGGGACGAGTAGATGCTCTTTGGGGTATGGGCGGAATGATCACTGGTGGATTAATGTATGGATTTATCTATCCTTTAGTTAAACCCATTCTACATTTAGGAAAAGCAGGCAAATTAACTCTCTCTGATGCACTTGGACTAAATCATTGGATAGTTATTGTCTTTGCATTAGCTTTTATCGGTGGAGTTTTTTGGTTCTTTGAAAAGAAAAAAATATAG
- a CDS encoding SPASM domain-containing protein: protein MKFNIDDKIQMNPKTHFDFKNNCLLVVDPETSGNIILEDQESIELVKNLKNKKEYNISDITNKQILQKLFKSSVISINNKQIATGSSSQKNNIEYIIPDKDKNTKPVLCVFHLHNYCNLACQYCYTIDQGVTKKKLSVELMKKAVREFSDFRTNFTTFEFHGGEPTMAFKEIKEVVLYAKEIYQLKGKFCNFSIQTNAFSLNDEIVKFLADFKFSVRVSLDGTEETHNKFRHNLKGFGSYKKVLAGIRKLQSIGISPGAVCVVHKGNIDHMIDMHLSMSQHGLKTIRYLPMFKSPLANNSLWLNGNDFLDGYLKLINYIVDNKEKNPELAGLPNLMLGEINSITSYKREYMCMKSPCGAGSNMISFDVNGKIYPCEEMIGHEVFSIGDLNTDTIEECLNNSTLNQKITSRNVEEIEECSKCTWKQFCHGGCVQKSYAHFKRLDKESEFCSYFKRIYKELIWLNHEKPNAFKYLA from the coding sequence ATGAAATTTAATATTGATGATAAAATTCAAATGAACCCAAAGACGCATTTTGACTTCAAAAATAATTGTCTTCTAGTGGTTGATCCTGAGACGTCCGGTAACATTATTCTTGAAGACCAGGAATCAATTGAATTAGTTAAAAATCTTAAAAATAAAAAAGAATACAATATAAGTGATATTACAAACAAACAAATTCTTCAGAAACTATTTAAATCCAGTGTAATTTCAATTAACAATAAACAAATTGCAACAGGATCTTCAAGTCAAAAAAATAATATTGAATACATTATCCCTGATAAAGACAAGAATACTAAACCTGTTCTGTGTGTTTTTCATCTCCACAATTATTGTAATTTGGCCTGTCAATATTGTTATACAATTGACCAAGGAGTAACAAAGAAAAAACTTTCAGTTGAATTAATGAAAAAGGCCGTCAGAGAATTTAGTGATTTCAGAACAAATTTTACGACGTTTGAGTTTCATGGAGGAGAACCCACAATGGCCTTCAAGGAAATTAAAGAAGTAGTCCTCTATGCAAAAGAAATTTATCAACTAAAAGGAAAATTTTGTAATTTTTCAATTCAAACTAATGCGTTTTCATTAAATGATGAAATCGTTAAGTTTCTTGCAGATTTTAAGTTTAGTGTAAGGGTTTCACTCGACGGAACAGAAGAAACACACAATAAATTCAGACACAATTTGAAAGGATTTGGATCGTATAAAAAAGTTTTAGCAGGTATAAGAAAACTACAATCAATTGGAATTTCACCGGGTGCAGTATGTGTTGTTCACAAAGGAAACATAGACCATATGATTGATATGCACTTAAGTATGAGTCAACACGGTTTAAAAACGATTAGGTATCTTCCTATGTTTAAATCTCCCCTCGCAAATAATTCCCTTTGGTTGAATGGAAATGATTTTCTAGATGGTTATTTAAAACTTATAAATTATATTGTAGACAATAAAGAGAAAAACCCTGAACTGGCCGGACTCCCAAATTTAATGCTTGGTGAAATAAATTCCATAACATCATACAAAAGAGAATATATGTGTATGAAAAGTCCTTGTGGAGCGGGATCTAATATGATTTCATTTGACGTAAATGGTAAAATTTATCCTTGTGAAGAAATGATAGGACATGAAGTATTCTCGATTGGAGACCTGAACACTGACACCATTGAAGAATGTTTAAATAACTCTACTTTGAATCAAAAAATTACCTCCAGAAATGTTGAAGAAATTGAAGAATGCTCTAAATGCACTTGGAAACAATTTTGCCATGGTGGATGCGTACAGAAATCATATGCACATTTTAAAAGATTGGATAAAGAGTCTGAATTCTGTAGTTATTTTAAAAGAATCTACAAAGAGCTAATATGGTTAAATCATGAAAAACCAAATGCTTTTAAATATTTAGCTTAG
- a CDS encoding MFS transporter, producing the protein MKTLTISRTLLNLFFFTPYVVIFAQKIGLDIKEIMLIESLFAILIVFFDVPMGHFADKIGPKNALFLGAFSQSLASFLIFLFPTPIFFTMVQILFAFALCISRGADSAMIYLMLKDQNHESKFEFLESKYLRSLLFFEALVFFFSGLIASYQVSYVFLATGIIHFLSVLLILFLPNIKTQTKHGNTSLLKKYIMIKNGLVQCQKKIGFSLSIFFIGNVFSSLLYLIPLILKINGFSDYQIGPFFAITGLIASIVGYILRKYESKFFFPYIISLAGILGLYSKFYFILALAVVLLKWSQTVLMPKFKNEMVLILGDLGESTAMSVVTTLFTLGLAIIGPFWGALVDTFGINILMAILTFNLILSVLFMRFSKNAKGIKNVSA; encoded by the coding sequence ATGAAAACTTTAACAATTTCAAGAACCCTTCTCAACCTATTCTTTTTTACTCCTTACGTAGTTATCTTTGCTCAAAAAATTGGGTTAGATATTAAAGAAATAATGTTAATCGAGTCGCTTTTTGCAATCTTAATAGTCTTCTTTGATGTTCCTATGGGCCATTTTGCAGATAAAATTGGACCTAAAAATGCATTGTTTTTAGGTGCTTTTTCTCAATCGCTTGCGTCTTTTTTAATTTTTTTATTTCCAACGCCAATTTTTTTCACAATGGTACAGATTCTCTTTGCTTTTGCTCTTTGCATTTCAAGAGGTGCTGACTCGGCCATGATATACCTAATGCTAAAAGATCAAAACCACGAATCTAAATTTGAATTTTTAGAATCAAAATACCTCAGATCCCTTCTCTTTTTTGAAGCATTAGTTTTCTTTTTTTCTGGTTTGATTGCTAGCTATCAGGTTTCATATGTCTTCTTAGCAACTGGAATAATTCACTTTTTATCAGTTTTATTAATTTTATTTCTTCCAAATATAAAAACTCAAACTAAACATGGAAATACATCCTTATTAAAAAAATATATCATGATTAAAAATGGTCTCGTTCAATGTCAAAAGAAAATAGGATTTAGTCTAAGCATTTTTTTTATTGGTAACGTGTTCTCTTCTTTACTTTATCTTATTCCCTTGATTCTCAAAATTAATGGTTTTAGTGATTATCAAATCGGTCCATTTTTTGCTATTACGGGTCTCATTGCCTCAATAGTTGGATATATTTTAAGAAAATACGAATCTAAATTCTTTTTTCCTTATATCATTTCATTAGCAGGTATATTGGGTTTATATAGCAAATTTTATTTTATTCTTGCTCTTGCTGTTGTTTTACTTAAATGGTCTCAGACTGTACTTATGCCTAAATTTAAGAACGAAATGGTTCTCATTTTAGGTGATCTTGGGGAAAGTACTGCAATGAGTGTCGTGACAACACTTTTTACCTTAGGTCTTGCAATTATTGGCCCATTTTGGGGAGCGCTTGTTGATACTTTTGGAATAAATATATTAATGGCCATATTAACGTTTAATTTAATCCTAAGCGTTCTATTTATGCGTTTCTCAAAAAATGCAAAAGGAATCAAAAATGTTTCAGCTTGA
- a CDS encoding YeeE/YedE family protein, which translates to MFKKESWNPYLAGALAGVVLVLSVLISHHFYGASTTFPRVGSTIGKIFGLDINQFEYFTTKEGKYGPNKLPDWQLLFHFGIFFGALIATFLARNFKIIHVPSKWSEIYGDSKWKRALGAFVGGIILIIGARMAGGCPSGHGLSGVAQLALSGIVALPCFFIGAVFTSSIILKKRGL; encoded by the coding sequence ATGTTCAAAAAGGAAAGTTGGAACCCTTATCTCGCTGGAGCTTTGGCCGGTGTCGTTCTTGTCCTTTCTGTCTTAATATCTCACCACTTTTATGGGGCCTCGACAACTTTTCCAAGAGTAGGATCAACAATTGGTAAAATTTTTGGGCTTGATATCAATCAATTTGAATATTTCACTACGAAAGAAGGAAAATATGGGCCCAATAAACTACCTGATTGGCAGTTACTTTTTCATTTTGGTATCTTCTTTGGCGCCTTGATTGCAACTTTTTTGGCCCGCAATTTTAAAATTATTCACGTCCCGTCCAAATGGTCTGAAATCTATGGTGATTCGAAGTGGAAGAGAGCGTTGGGTGCATTTGTCGGAGGGATCATTTTAATCATCGGTGCTCGAATGGCCGGAGGATGTCCAAGTGGACATGGTCTTAGCGGTGTGGCCCAATTAGCGCTCAGTGGAATCGTTGCATTACCGTGCTTCTTTATAGGAGCAGTTTTTACATCTTCAATTATACTTAAAAAAAGAGGTCTGTAA
- the trxA gene encoding thioredoxin, with translation MEKTMTVCSNCSSLNNVDTNKALEKSATCGKCGSDLKMHSLVSEVNGQDLQRILDNAKKPVIVDFWASWCGPCKMYGPEFEKASILNKQAIFLKVNTEENQRLSQELGIRGIPATIVFKNGKEYRRQAGALEASMIGKLIK, from the coding sequence ATGGAAAAAACGATGACTGTCTGTTCAAATTGTTCAAGTTTAAACAATGTCGATACAAACAAGGCATTAGAAAAAAGTGCAACTTGCGGAAAATGTGGATCTGACTTAAAAATGCACTCGTTAGTCTCTGAGGTAAACGGTCAAGATTTGCAACGTATTCTAGACAATGCAAAAAAACCAGTCATCGTTGACTTTTGGGCCAGCTGGTGTGGCCCTTGCAAAATGTATGGCCCAGAGTTTGAAAAAGCTTCGATTTTAAACAAGCAAGCAATATTTTTGAAAGTTAATACAGAAGAAAACCAGAGACTTAGTCAGGAGTTAGGAATTAGAGGAATACCTGCTACAATAGTTTTTAAAAATGGTAAAGAATATCGCAGACAGGCCGGTGCACTTGAGGCATCGATGATTGGTAAACTGATTAAGTGA
- a CDS encoding manganese efflux pump: MSNIFEILIIGLVLSADSFSAALAMGAREHKAKDSIKFAFTSGGAEALVAFLGAIAGLKVVSEFKSFGHWISFCLLSVVAIHLAYEGIQEYRGRAQEEYKKEFHNYFKILIVSFATSLDAFAVGVGLGLTGKPIAPYVISIGLWAFISTIIGMNIAKVVSKKLGSFFTLVGSIVLFMLALNFLFQGI; encoded by the coding sequence ATGTCAAATATATTTGAAATTCTCATCATTGGACTTGTTCTGAGTGCAGACTCTTTTTCTGCGGCCTTAGCGATGGGCGCGAGAGAACATAAGGCAAAAGATTCAATTAAATTTGCATTTACTTCTGGAGGGGCCGAGGCATTGGTCGCTTTCCTGGGGGCAATTGCTGGATTAAAGGTTGTTTCTGAGTTCAAGTCTTTTGGGCATTGGATTTCATTTTGTTTGTTATCAGTTGTTGCAATACACTTGGCCTATGAAGGGATTCAGGAATATAGGGGAAGAGCACAAGAAGAATATAAAAAAGAATTTCATAACTATTTCAAAATTCTAATTGTCTCATTTGCTACAAGTTTAGATGCATTTGCAGTTGGAGTTGGCCTTGGTTTAACTGGGAAACCTATCGCACCATATGTTATTTCCATCGGACTTTGGGCATTTATTTCAACAATCATTGGCATGAATATTGCCAAGGTCGTCTCTAAAAAGCTAGGTTCTTTCTTTACTTTGGTAGGCTCAATCGTCTTATTTATGTTGGCCTTAAACTTTTTATTTCAGGGAATATGA
- a CDS encoding branched-chain amino acid aminotransferase, translating into MIDEKKIKEFKYPENPSFGAVHVPVCLWFDIGFKESSPEEINLTSQTDFLMSCFTSALHYGQSIFEGLKAYYTQDGRIGIFRPDAHAKRLKKSAKIMGMPEINEDVIEDCIVKFVETCKDIVPREKGHSLYIRPIMYANDPLIKVGIGEKYRFAIMGSIVGPYFKSGISGTKIFCNKDFVRAFPKGTGEAKTSANYALSLPGLKHAQKLGFEQVLYLDAMTKKNIEELGGMNFFMIKENKIITPPLSGTILSGITRDSILKIAQYLNIEFEERVIPLIEILQNASTINLFASGTAATIAPISKLGVETGITGEVDTYSFNSGSIIDKLYQTLIDCQLNRNPLSENWIRFI; encoded by the coding sequence ATGATTGATGAAAAGAAGATTAAAGAGTTTAAATACCCTGAAAATCCATCATTTGGTGCCGTTCATGTACCAGTTTGCTTGTGGTTTGATATTGGTTTTAAGGAATCTTCACCAGAGGAAATTAACCTAACCTCTCAAACCGACTTTCTCATGTCTTGTTTTACTTCTGCCCTTCATTATGGCCAGTCAATATTTGAAGGATTGAAGGCCTATTATACACAAGACGGAAGAATTGGGATCTTCAGACCTGATGCACATGCCAAGCGATTAAAAAAATCTGCCAAAATTATGGGAATGCCAGAAATTAATGAAGATGTAATTGAAGATTGTATCGTTAAGTTCGTTGAAACATGCAAAGATATTGTCCCCCGTGAAAAGGGGCACAGTTTGTATATTAGACCTATAATGTATGCGAATGATCCTCTTATTAAAGTTGGAATAGGCGAAAAATATAGATTTGCGATCATGGGATCAATTGTTGGGCCCTATTTTAAATCCGGAATAAGTGGCACAAAAATATTTTGCAACAAAGATTTTGTAAGGGCCTTCCCAAAAGGGACAGGAGAAGCAAAAACATCTGCAAACTATGCATTAAGTTTACCAGGATTAAAACACGCTCAAAAATTAGGCTTTGAACAGGTTCTCTATCTAGATGCCATGACTAAGAAAAATATTGAAGAACTAGGTGGAATGAACTTCTTTATGATTAAAGAAAATAAAATTATCACTCCGCCATTATCTGGTACAATTTTAAGTGGAATTACTCGAGATTCGATTTTAAAAATTGCTCAATATTTAAATATTGAATTCGAAGAAAGAGTCATTCCTCTCATTGAAATTCTACAAAATGCATCAACTATAAATTTATTTGCTAGCGGAACTGCAGCAACTATTGCACCTATTTCAAAACTAGGTGTTGAGACCGGAATCACAGGTGAAGTGGATACATATAGCTTTAATTCTGGAAGTATTATAGACAAACTTTATCAAACTCTTATAGATTGTCAGCTTAACCGCAATCCTTTGAGTGAAAACTGGATTAGATTTATTTAA